Genomic segment of Anaeromyxobacter sp.:
ATCGCCCGCACCGCCGGCTTCTGCTGGGGGGTGCGCCGCACGGTGGACCAGGTGATGAGCGTGGCCGACCAGGCGGTCGGCCCGGTGGTGACCCTGGGCCCCATCATCCACAACCCCCAGGCGGTGGCCCGCATGCGGGAGAAGGGCGTCGGCACCGTCAACGCCATCGCCGAGGTGGCCGAAGGCACCACCGTGGTGGTGCGCACCCACGGCGCCGTGCAGAGCGAGCTGGAGGCGGCCCGGGCCCGCGGCCTCGAGGTGGTGGACGGCACCTGCCCCTACGTGAAGTACCCGCAGGCCATGGCGCAGCGGCTCTCCAAGGAGGGCTACCACCTGGTCATCGTGGGCGACGCCAACCACGCCGAGGTGAAGGGCGTGGTCTCCTACGCGGTGGGCCCCTGCACGGTGGTCAAGCCGGGCGGCCCGGTGCCCGAGCTCAAGGACAAGAAGGTGGCGGTCATCGCCCAGACCACCTGCATCGGCGCCGACTTCGAGCGGGTGGTGGGGACGCTGGCCCTGCGCCACAAGGAGGTCAGGGCGGTCAACACCATCTGCGGCGACACCGAGGAGCGCCAGGCCGACGCCCGCGCGCTGGCCGCCGAGGTGGACGCGGTGGTGGTGGTGGGTGGGAAGAACTCCGCCAACACCCGCCACCTGGCCGAGATCTGCCGGGACATCCAGCCGCGCACCTGGCACGTCGAGACCGAGGAGGAGCTCCAGCCGGCCTGGTTCGAGGGCTGCCAGACGGTGGGCCTGTCGGCCGGCGCCTCCACCCCCGACTGGGTGGTGGAAGGCGTGGCCGGCTGGCTGCGCCAGCTGCGCTGAGGCGCCAGGCTGGACGGGCCTCCCCCGAGGGGGCCCGCGGCGCATTGACGCTTCAAAAACGGGCGTGTAGGGTGCGCCTTCCGTTTTCCAGGACTTCGCCGGGATGTGCCCGGCGAGCGCCACCTGGCCTCGATCCCCGGGCCGCGGCGCGAACGACCAACCAGGGGCAACACGTGGCGCCGCCCGCAGCGAAGGACCCCAGAGCGGGCGCCCACCAGAAAGCACAGAGTCCACCCGAATGGAGAATCAGATTCCCGTCACGGCCGAGGCCGAGGTCGAAGATTTTGCCGCCATGTTCGCAGCCAGCGAGCTGCAGCAGGGCCCCGTCGAGGAAGGCAAGGTCGTCCACGGCACCGTCATCCAGCTGACCAAGGACTACGCGGTCATCGACATCGGCTACAAGTCCGAGGGTCAGGTGCCGATGAACGAGTTCGCCCCGGGTCCCGGCGGCGAGCCAGGCGTCAAGGTCGGTGACAAGGTCGAGGTTCTCGTCGAGTCGCGCGAGAACGACACGGGCATGGTCGTCCTCTCCAAGGAGAAGGCCGACAAGATGCGCATCTGGGACGAGATCTCGGCCGCCTGTGAGCGGGACGAGCTCGTCGAGGGCGTCATCGTGGGCCGCGTCAAGGGCGGCCTCTCGGTCGACATCGGCGTGAAGGCCTTCCTGCCGGGCTCCCAGGTGGACATCCGCCCGGTGCGCAACCTGGACAAGCTGATCGGCGAGAAGTTCAAGTTCAAGGTCATCAAGTTCAACAAGAAGCGCGGCAACATCGTCCTGTCGCGCCGCGTCCTCCTCGAGAAGGAGCGCGAGGAGCTCAAGAAGGAGACCCTCAAGAACCTGAAGGAGGGGGCCATCCTCAAGGGCGTGGTCAAGAACCTCACCGACTACGGCGCGTTCATCGACCTGGGCGGCATCGACGGCCTGCTGCACGTCACCGACATGTCGTGGGGCCGCATCGGCCACCCGAGCGAGATGTTCGAGGTGGGCGCCGAGCTCCGCGTGGTGGTCCTCAAGTTCGACCCCGCCTCCGAGCGCGTCAGCCTGGGCCTCAAGCAGATCCAGGAGGACCCGTGGCACCGCGCCGACGAGAAGTACCCGGTCGGCACGCGGGTCAAGGGCAAGGTGGTCAGCCTCACCGACTACGGCGCGTTCATCGAGCTCGAGCAGGGCGTCGAGGGCCTGGTGCACGTCTCCGAGATGAGCTGGACCAAGCGGGTCAAGCACCCGTCCAAGCTCGTCAACCAGGGTGACGCCGTCGAGGCCGTGGTGCTCGACATCGACCCCAAGGCCAAGCGGATCAGCCTCGGCATGAAGCAGATCGAGGCCAACCCGTGGACGCTGCTGGAGGACAAGTACCCCATCGGCACCACCATCCGCGGCGAGGTCCGCAACGTCACCGACTTCGGCATCTTCGTCGGCGTCGAGGAGGGCATCGACGGCCTGGTGCACGTGTCCGACATCTCCTGGACCGAGCGCATCAAGCACCCGGGCGAGAAGTTCAAGAAGGGTGACGTGGTCGAGGCCGTGGTGCTCAACATCGACGTCGAGAACGAGCGCTTCAGCCTGGGCATCAAGCAGGCCAACCCGGATCCGTGGACCACGCTGGCCGAGCGGCACCCGGTCGGCTCCAAGGCCAAGGGCAAGGTCACCAAGGTCACCGACTTCGGCGCCTTCGTGGAGCTCGAGCCGGGCATCGAGGGGCTGGTGCACGTCTCCGAGATGAAGGACGAGCGGGTCGAGAACCCCCGCGACGTGGTCAAGGAGGGCGACGAGATCGACGTCAAGGTCATCGACATGGACCTGCAGGAGCGCAAGGTGGCGCTCTCGATCAAGGCGCTCAACCGCGACGGCGGCGAGGACGACTACCGCGAGTACCTGCGCAAGCAGGGCGACGGCCGGGCCCGCCTCGGCGACCTGATGGAGAAGTTCAACCGGAGGAAGTAGTCCGGTCCCGCGCCCGCACCGGGCGCGCGGCGTGACACCGGCGGGCGGCTCGCGAGCACGCGGGCCGCCCGCTTTCGCGTCCGGGGAGCGCGCCCCACGGGGCCCTCGCCGGTGGCGCCGGGCGCGCCGGGATCCGCTATCATCCCGCCCGAGAACCCGGGCCCGAGGTGGAGCGGTATGAGCGGGGACCAGTCGGACCAGGCCCACGCCGCGGGCGGGGCGGTGAAGGCCAGCGCCCTCCTCGTGGACGCGTCGGTGCTGCGCGCCCTCCTCGACGCCGTGCCCGAGCCGGTCTTCCTCAAGGACGCGGCCTGCCGCTACCTCTTCGCCAACGCGGCGGCGCTGCGGGTCCTCGGGCGACCGCTCGAGGAGGTGCTGGGGCGCTGCAACGAGGAGCTGGTCGCCGACCCACGCCAGGCGGCCGCCGTGCGGTCCGTGGACGAGCGGGTGCTGGCGTCGGGCCAGGTCGTGACCGGCGAGGACGTGATGGGCACCCCCTCGGGGCCGAGGGTGTTCGCCTCCACCAAGGCGCCCTGGCGCGACGCCGCCGGCCGGGTGGCCGGGATCATCGGCACCGCCCGGGACGTGACCGACACCCGCCGGGACGAGCAGGCGCTGGTCGAGCGGGAGCGACACCGCGGCGCGGTCCTGGCCGCCTCCATCGACGCCTTCTGGGAGCTGACGGAGGACGGCCGCCTGGTGGACGCCAACGAGGCCACCCTGGCCATGACCGGCTACACCCGCGAGGAGCTGCTGCGGCTGCGCGTCTCCGACGTCGACGCGGTGGACGACCAGTCCGCCGTCCAGGCGCGCATCGTCCGCCTGCGCCAGCAGGGGTTCGATCGCTTCGAGAGCCGCGTCCGGCGAAAGGACGGGACGCTGGTGGAGGTCGAGTCCAGCCTCACCCTGGTGCCGGGGGCCCCGGGCCGCATCGTGGCCTTCATCCGCGACGTCACCGACCGGAGGCGGACCGAGGCGCAGCTGCGCCAGGCCCAGAAGCTCGAGTCGATCGGGCGGCTGGCGGGCGGGGTGGCCCACGACTTCAACAACCTGCTCACCGTGGTGCTGAGCTGCGCCTCGGCGCTGCGGGAGGACGCCCTGGCCGGGCGGGCGGCCGGCCTGGAGGAGGTGGAGGAGGTCCGCGCCGCCGGGCTGCGGGCCCGCGACCTGACCCGTCAGCTGCTGGCGTTCGCCCGCAAGCAGGTGATCACCCCGGTGCGGCTCGATCTCAACGAGCTGGTGCGGGCCAGCGAGAAGCTGCTGCGCCGGGTGCTCGGCGAGGACGTGGAGCTCTCGGTGGAGACGGCCCCCGGGCTCTGG
This window contains:
- a CDS encoding PAS domain S-box protein produces the protein MSGDQSDQAHAAGGAVKASALLVDASVLRALLDAVPEPVFLKDAACRYLFANAAALRVLGRPLEEVLGRCNEELVADPRQAAAVRSVDERVLASGQVVTGEDVMGTPSGPRVFASTKAPWRDAAGRVAGIIGTARDVTDTRRDEQALVERERHRGAVLAASIDAFWELTEDGRLVDANEATLAMTGYTREELLRLRVSDVDAVDDQSAVQARIVRLRQQGFDRFESRVRRKDGTLVEVESSLTLVPGAPGRIVAFIRDVTDRRRTEAQLRQAQKLESIGRLAGGVAHDFNNLLTVVLSCASALREDALAGRAAGLEEVEEVRAAGLRARDLTRQLLAFARKQVITPVRLDLNELVRASEKLLRRVLGEDVELSVETAPGLWPVLGDAGQLEQVLMNLAVNARDAMPTGGRLSISTANALVTRHGPGEGGLRAGEWVQLTVADTGTGLSPEARAHLFEPFFTTKPVGQGTGLGLATVYGIVEQSGGQLLVESEPGRGTAVLVYLPRGAASPADEPPPDRPAAERATPTGAETILVVEDDAQVRSVTVRTLRKAGYRVLVAESGPAALAASREETAAIHLVVSDVVMPGQSGPEVVAALARQRPGLRVLFVSGHAEEAVARRGVFDAAVNLLPKPFAPEDLLARVRQALDGPA
- a CDS encoding 30S ribosomal protein S1, whose translation is MENQIPVTAEAEVEDFAAMFAASELQQGPVEEGKVVHGTVIQLTKDYAVIDIGYKSEGQVPMNEFAPGPGGEPGVKVGDKVEVLVESRENDTGMVVLSKEKADKMRIWDEISAACERDELVEGVIVGRVKGGLSVDIGVKAFLPGSQVDIRPVRNLDKLIGEKFKFKVIKFNKKRGNIVLSRRVLLEKEREELKKETLKNLKEGAILKGVVKNLTDYGAFIDLGGIDGLLHVTDMSWGRIGHPSEMFEVGAELRVVVLKFDPASERVSLGLKQIQEDPWHRADEKYPVGTRVKGKVVSLTDYGAFIELEQGVEGLVHVSEMSWTKRVKHPSKLVNQGDAVEAVVLDIDPKAKRISLGMKQIEANPWTLLEDKYPIGTTIRGEVRNVTDFGIFVGVEEGIDGLVHVSDISWTERIKHPGEKFKKGDVVEAVVLNIDVENERFSLGIKQANPDPWTTLAERHPVGSKAKGKVTKVTDFGAFVELEPGIEGLVHVSEMKDERVENPRDVVKEGDEIDVKVIDMDLQERKVALSIKALNRDGGEDDYREYLRKQGDGRARLGDLMEKFNRRK
- the ispH gene encoding 4-hydroxy-3-methylbut-2-enyl diphosphate reductase, which codes for MDVKIARTAGFCWGVRRTVDQVMSVADQAVGPVVTLGPIIHNPQAVARMREKGVGTVNAIAEVAEGTTVVVRTHGAVQSELEAARARGLEVVDGTCPYVKYPQAMAQRLSKEGYHLVIVGDANHAEVKGVVSYAVGPCTVVKPGGPVPELKDKKVAVIAQTTCIGADFERVVGTLALRHKEVRAVNTICGDTEERQADARALAAEVDAVVVVGGKNSANTRHLAEICRDIQPRTWHVETEEELQPAWFEGCQTVGLSAGASTPDWVVEGVAGWLRQLR